The Rhizobium leguminosarum DNA segment AGGTTCCGGCAGGAGAGAGTCACGCTTTGGAAGGCCGGTTCACATTCTGTGAGGCGGTAGAAGCCATCCGCCGGAATTGGATTATTCCAGCCGCCGGCGGAAGAGCCAGGCGGCGGCGGTGAGTGTGACGGCGGCGATCAGCGCCAGCGGGATCGTTTGGTTCACCACCTCGCGCATTGGGATATCCTTGAGGAAAACGCCTTTGACGATCACCAGGAAATAACGCAGCGGATTGATCAAGGTCACCGGCTGCAGCCATGCCGGCATGTTCTCGATCGGCGTCGCGAAGCCCGAGAGCAGCATGGCCGGGACCATGAACAGGAAGGCGCCGAGGATCGCCTGCTGCTGCGTCATCGACAGCGCCGAGATGAAGAGGCCGAGGCCAGCGACCGAGCCGAGATAGAAGACCGCGCTGCCGTAAAGCAGGAACAGCGAGCCGCGCAGCGGCACCTCGAAAAGAAAGACTGCAGCCAGGATATAGACGGTGATGTGGAAGAGGCCGATCATCATGGGTGGGATCAGCTTGCCGATCAGGATTTCGTGCATGCGTAGCGGCGAGACCATCAATTGATCGAAGGTGCCGAGCTCGCGTTCGCGGGCGATCGACAAAGCCGTGACGATCAGGCCGATCAGGAGCGCGATGCTGGCGATCAGGTTCGGCACCATGAACCATTGGTAGGTGAGGTTCGGGTTGAACCAATTGCGCGGCACGGTCGAGACAGCGCCGGCGCCGGCGCGTCTGCCGGCTGGCGTCTCGGCGGCAAGCGCCGCACCGATCTGCTGGAGATAGCCGGCAACGATCTGCGAGGCGTTGGAGCGGCGACCGTCGAGCACCACCTGCAGGTCGGCCGATGTTCCCGCCTCGATATTGCGCGAAAAATCCGGGCCGATCTCGATCGCCGCGATAGCCGTCTGGTTATCGATCGCTTTCCTGACGTCCGCCTGGCTTCCCGCCATCTCGATCCGGCGGAAGGTCGGCGAGCCATCAATGCGTTCGATCAGTTCCTGGCCCCAATGGCCGCTGTCGCGGTTGAGGATCATGACGTCGACATTGCGGACTTCCAATGTCGCGGCATAGGAGAAGACGAGAAGCTGGACGATCGGCGGGCCGATCAGCATGGCGCGACCCTTAGGGTCGCGCAGGACGGCAAGCAGTTCCTTGACGATGAGGGCGTAGAGCCTTGTCCACATCTCAGCCGATCCTCTTTCGGGTGCTGCGCGCTGCAAGCACGAAGATGACGGCGCCAATCGTCAACATGACCGATATCGCCTGAACGAACATCGGCCAGATGTCACCGGCGAGGAAAACCGTCTGCAGGCTGGGGATCAGATAACGCGCCGGCACGATGAAGGTGATCCACTGGATGACTGTCGGCATGGAGTTGATCTCGAAAAGGAAGCCCGACAGCAGGAAGGCCGGCAGAAAGGCTGATATCAGCGCCAGCTGCGAGGCGAGGAACTGGTTCTTGGTTGCCGTCGAAATCAACAGACCCTGGCCGAGCGCCGGGATCAGGAAAGCGGCCGACAGGGCATAAAGCGCTGCGACGGAGCCGCGGAACGGCACGCCGAAGAGAAAGACTGCAAGCAGTACGCAGAGCGTCATCGAGGTGAGGCCAAGCAGGAAATAGGGCAGGATCTTGCCGATGAGCAATTCAACCGCCGTGACCGGCGTCGCCATCATTGCCTCCATGGTGCCGCGCTCCCATTCGCGGGCGACGACGAGCGAGGTCAGAAGCGTGCCGACCAGCGTCATGACGATGGCGATAGAACCGGGCACGAGGAAATTTCGGCTGGTCAGCTCAGGATTGAACCAGAAGCGCTGCTCGACCGAGATGGCCGGACTATTTGAGGCGACATCTGCCTGCCTCTGCCGCTCCCAATTGGCGACGGCGCCCTGGGCATAATTCTGCACGAAATTGGCCGTGTTCGGATCAGAGCCATCGACAATCACCTGAATATCCGGACGGTTGCCGGCGATATAGTCTGTGGTGAAATCGGCTGGGATAACGACGATGCCACGCACCTTGCCGAGCACGAGATATTCCTCGAACAGGCGCCGGTCGCGGCCGACGGCGACTTCGAAATAACGCGAAGCCTGGAAACTGGCCGACAGATCCTGTGTCAGCGGCGTCATCTCCTCGGTCACGAGGCCGATGCGGGTGCGGGTGGTATCGAGCGAAACGCCGTAGCCGAAGAGAAAGAGCAGGATCAGCGGCAGCACGAAGGCAATGAGAATGCTGCTCGGATCGCGGATCGCCTGGTAGCTTTCCTTGCGCACCAGGGCTGAAAGACGCCTAAGCCGGCCAAGTTTGGGTTCACGGGGGGAGGCGCTCATGCGGCATCCTCTGCTTCCGATTGCTGCACCAAGGCGATGAAGGCGTCCTCCATCGTCGGGTCCGGCTGCTCCTTGGTTGCGACCCGGGCCTTCAACTCATCGGGCGAGCCGAGTGCGATCGAGCGGCCGCGATAAATCAGCGAGATGCGGTCGCAATATTCCGCCTCGTCCATGAAATGGGTGGTGACGAGCACGGTGACGCCTTTTTCGACAAGCGCGTTGATATGCGTCCAGAATTCGCGCCGGGTGATCGGATCGACGCCCGATGTCGGCTCGTCGAGGAAAAGGGCGCGCGGCTGGTGCATGACGGCGCAGGCAAGCGCCAGGCGCTGCTTCAACCCGAGCGGCAGGTCCTTGGCGGGCTCGCGGGCGTGGCGGCCGAAATCGAAGATGCCGACCATCAGTTCGATGCGCTCGCGCTTGTGCTGGCCGCGAAGGCCATAGACGCCGGCGAAGAATTCGAGGTTCTGGATGACTGTGAGATCACCGTAGAGCGAGAATTTCTGCGCCATGTAACCAAGCTGGTTGCGGGCTTCGGCAGCATCGCGGCGAAGATCGAAACCTGCGACCCGGCCTTCGCCGCCGGTTGGCTTCAGCAGGCCGCAGAGCATCTTGAAGGTGGTGGACTTACCGGCGCCGTTCGGGCCGAGCAGGCCGAAGATCTCGCCGCGGCGGATATCGAAGCTAATATCGTCGGCAGCGGTGAAATCACCGAAACGCTTGGTCAGGCCCTTGGCCTCGATTACCGGCCGGTCATCTTCAGCCTTCAGCGGTTCCTGCGCTTCCGCCAGCCTGGAGCGGCCGCCAGGCCCGCCGCCCAGCATGTCGACGAAGGCATCCTCGAAGCGGGGCGGGGCGGGGGAAAGGGTTGCGCCATCGCCGGCCGATCCGATATCCGGTTTCTGATCCTTGGCGGCGACGAGGCGGATCGCCTCGCCCTGGATCACGCCGTCGATGACGCCATCTGCCTGCAGAAGCCCGGCAAGCACTTGCCGGCGGCGCCCTGCAATGCCCGAGACGCGGAAGACCCGATCGTTGACGCGGCCGGTCATGTCGGCCGGTTTTCCCGAAAACAGCAGCTTTCCCTGGTTCAACAGCAGCACGTGGTCGCAGGCTTCAGCCTCATCCAGATAGGCAGTCGACCAGAGCACGCCGATGCCTTCCTTGGTCAGGTTCTCGACCATCTTCCAGAGGTCACGACGCGAGATCGGGTCGACGCCGACACCCGGCTCGTCGAGCAACAGCAGGCGCGGCTTCTTCAAAAGTGCGCAAGCAAGGCCGAGCTTCTGCTTCATGCCGCCGGAGAGTTTTCCGGCAAGCCTGCCGGTGAAGCGCTTGAGATCGGTGAAGGTCAGCAGCTCGTCGAAGGCGCTGGCGCGTTCGCTCTTCGGCAGGCCGCGTAGATCGGCATAGAGATCGAGGTTTTCCTGCACCGACAGGTCCTCATAAAGGCCGAAACGCTGGGGCATGTAGCCGATGGCCGCCTGGATGCCGGCGGCATTCTTGCTGGTGTCGAAGCCGAGAACTTCCACCGTTCCGGTATCGGGCAGCATCAGGCCGGTCATCAGCCGGATCAGCGTCGTCTTGCCCGCGCCGTCGGGACCGACGAGGCCGGTGATCGCGCCGCCGCCGATCGCGCCGGAGACGGCGTCGAGGGCAGGGGGCGCATCGCCGAAGCGCTTGGTGACGCCGTTGATCCGGACGAGCGGCTGGTCGTCACGGCCGGGTTCGGCGGTCATTGTCCACCCGCCGCAGGCGTCGGAAGCCGCACGGTGACCGGCATGCCCTGGCGCAGATCCGGGCCGGGCTGGTCGATGACGATCCTCAGGCGATAGACGAGATCGGTCCTGAGTTCCGGCGTCTCCACCGATTTCGGGGTGAATTCGGCAACCGGCGAGATAAAGCCGATCGTGCCTTCATAGGGCTTGTCAGACGCCGTATCGGTGGTGACGGAAACCTTCATGCCGGGGTGGAGGCGGCCGAGATCGGGTTCGGCGACATAGCTGCGCACCCAGACGGGCTCGGTCAGGGACAGTACGAAGACGGTATCCGCCGGCGAGACGATCGCACCATTTTCCCGCACACGTGAGAGGATGATGCCGTCGTTCGGGGCGCGAAGCTCGGTATCTGCAAGTGAGGTGCGAGCCGAGGCGAGGCTCGCCTCGGCAGCCTTCACCTGCGCGTCGGCGGCGGCGATATCCTCGACGCGCGAACCTTCCTGCAGCAGCTTCAGCGCCTCTTTGGCGGACTCCGAGCGGGCGGCGGCCATCGCCTTTGCGGCGGTCGCCTGGTCGAGCGTCGCTTCGGAAATCGTGCCTTGGGGGCGCAGCTGGCGGGCGCGGTCATAGGCGAGGTTGGCATTTTCGAGGTCGGCGAGGCTTTCATCATAGGCGGCGCGCGCCTGGGCGATCTCCGTCGGGCGCGGGCCGGCCTTCAGCTTGTCGAGCGTTGCGCGAAGAGCGGCGGCATTGGCTTCTCCGGTGCGGACGGCAAATTCATAGGGCGCGGCGTCGAGTTTGGCCAGAACCGTTCCGCTCTTGACCACGTCGCCTTCGTCGACGCGAAGTTCGGAGAGGCGGCCGCTGACGCGGAAGCCGAGCGAGACCTGGCGGATATCGACATTGCCGTAAAGGACGAATTCGCGGTGGGCCTCGGGCAGCCAGCCGAGCTTTTCGGGCAGGCCGTACCACCAGGCAGCACCTGCGGCAACGAGGAGAAGCAGGGCGAGGGGAAGGATGCGTTTCATGCCGCACCTGCCTTCGACTGGCCGAGCACGTCTACCAGTTCGGCGGCGAGGCCGCGTAAGATTTTCACCTGTTCCGGGCCGACGGTGTCCCATTCCATCTGGGCAAGCACGGCCGCGTGGGTGACGCGAAACACAAGGATGCTGCCGATCAGGGTGAAGGTGCGCAGGCGCACATGTTCCGAGGCGGGATCCTCACGCAGGATGGCGCCGATCAGTCGCCGGCCCAACTCGATCATCGGCCGCATGATGCCCTGATAGACCCTTGCGAAGGCTTCGGTCGGCTCCATCTGCTCGCGGATCAGGAAGCGCGCCCAGGATTCCGATTCCTTGCCGACGAAAAGCGTCACCATTGTCTGGAGAATGTCTGTGAGAAAGCGACGGGCTTCGGCTTCGCCGAGTGGTTTTCCAGCGGCATCGAGCGCCATCAGATGTGTGCCGATGCGCGCCCTCATGTCACCGACATGCGTATCGATGCGGGCCATCAGATACTCGGCGGTGGCGATGTAAAGGCCTTCCTTGCTGCCGAAATAATAGGGGATCGCCTGCAGGTTGACGCCGGCAGCTTCGGTCAGCTGACGTGTCGAGGCGCCGTCGAAGCCGTAGCGACCGAAGACGTCGAGGGCGGCGGCCAACATCTTCTGGCGCGCGATCTCGGCGCGGGCGGAAGCTGGCGGGTTTTGGGTGTCGCGTTCCCGGCTCATGACAGTTTTATAATGCCGAATGCATAATAAGTCAATCGATTGATATATTATGCTGTCAGGCTCGATGTATCGGGGATTTCAGTCGCCTGCGGTAGCCGTTGGCAAAAAAAAGCAAAGGGGCCCGTGGCGAACGGACCTCTGAGGGTTCTCAGGGTGGGAAGAGAAGCCAAGCCTAGAGCATGATGCCGAAAAGTGTGAGCGGTTTTCAGACGACATCCCGTTCTAGGGGGGCTGCTAACAGGCAGCGATGCTTATCGCTAATTTTCTCGACATTAATGTGTCTGGCGCCACTCATTGCGGGACGAAATGGCCGGATTTTTTACTATCTACACGATCATTTTTTGACACAAATCTGCCTTGCTCTTTCAGTATCTCCGATGAGATGCGTATCCAAATTTATATTATCGCGCTCCTCTTGAGCGCCATCATGTGGTCGATCTCGTTCGATGCGGCGCGTGAATCCTATCATGCTGCGCAGAGTGCGGGATTGATGCCGAACCTGCATATCAACAAGAAGCTGGATCGCGTTCTTTAGATCGCGATCAGCGTCCAAATCATTGGCATATTTGGCCGCCGTCGCATTCCGGCCTTGCGGGCCGGAGAACCTATTTTCTTTGTGGGTCTTGACCCCTTCCACAGAAAATCAAATTTCGTAAAATTTGACTGATCTGCTTAAAAGCCCTGCAAATACTGATGTGTAGTGTGGTCACATGAAAGCGACCGAAGCGTGGACAGACGCGTCGATCGTTTGGAGACGGGCGAAGTAAAGCCCGTCGATCCGCAAACGGGGACTTCGACATGCACAAAATTCTTGCCGCCATCGCTTTGACTCTGACCATCGCCGGCGCTGCCGGGCCAGCGCTCGCCATCGGTCCCGCCAGCCTTGGCCGCGACCTGATGTACACCTCCGCCATCGGCCATTCGTCCGAGATTCCGTTGACGACACGCGCCGGCTTCGCGCGCCCAGCCGTTCCTTTAGTCCTGCGCAGCCCGGCTCAAATCGAGGGCGAGGGTTATCGGCTCAAGGCCTATTCGCAGAAGCTGATGGTTGTCGTCGACTATGTGTTTTCGAAGGCGGTCGACGCGGTGCAGGCGGTGACGTTTCTGCGCTGATATTCCTGGTCACAGGAAACAATTCGGGTCGGCGCTGGGGATAAGCTAGAGCATGTCTCGCAAAAGTGTGCCGCGGTTTTGCGATAAAGACATGCGTAAAACAAAGACCTAAAGCGTGACAAGCGAATCTGAAAGATCGCGACACGCTTTAGGCGTCGAGCTCGGTCCGCGCATCGAGATACCAGTCGACGAAAGCCTTGACGCCGACATCTAAAGTCGTACCCGGCTTGTAACCCGTCAGTGCGACGAGCAGATCCGGGGCTGCGAAGGTGCGCGGCACGTCACCCTTTTGCATCGCCAGCATCTTGCGGATGGCGGGACGGCCGAGCGCCTTTTCGACGGTTTCGACGAAATCCATCAGGCTGACCGGCTGGCCCCCGCCAATATTGACGACGCGGAAGGGCGCCTGGCGCGAAAGCGTTTCGATAGCCACGTTGTCCAGACGGTTTTGCTCGCCAGGGGCAATTGCCGACAGCCTGACGATCGCTTCAACGAGATCGTCGATATAGGTGAAGTCACGGCTCATATTGCCTTCGCCGTAGATCTCGATCGGCTGATTTTCGAGCATGTTCTTGGTGAATTTGAACAGCGCCATATCGGGCCGGCCCCACGGGCCGTAAACGGTGAAGAAGCGAAAGGCCGTGGTCGGAATCTTGTGCAAATGGGCATAACTGTGCGCCATCAGCTCCATCGATTTCTTCGTCGCGGCATAAATGGTCAGCGGCTCGTCGGCGCGATCGGTCTCATGAAAGGGGACGGTCGCATTGGCGCCATAGATCGATGATGTCGAGGCCAGCATCAGGTGACGGATTTCGACGCGCCGCGCGATTTCCATGATGTTCCACGAGCCCTCGACGTTCGAATGAAGATAGGCCTCGGGATTTTCAAGGCTATAGCGCACGCCGGCCTGTGCGGCGAGGTGGATCAGAATGTCGGGCTTGGCCGCCAGAACAGCCGCTTCCAGAGCTGGCCGGTCCTCGAGCATTGATATGACGGGTGTGAAGGTCGGAAACTGGGAGAGCGCCGCATGGCGCATCTCCTTGAGCTTGACATTGTAATAGGGAGTGAGGCCGTCGAAGCCTGTGACCTCATGCCCTTCTTGCAGCAGACGCCTGGCCAGATGAAAGCCGATAAAGCCGGCGGTCCCGGTAATGAAGTAGCGCATTCCCACCTTCTCTCGGCTCCCTGCCGGCGGCAAAAAGCCGATTCTCTATGACGTGACCCCTTACAGGATAAGAAGAGGCCGAGTCGATAGTTCTTTGAAAGAGAGGGCGGCGGGCCGCTCTCGCTGCGGTCGCCGGCCTATTCGCCGGCTGCCCTGCCGGATGACGGAGGGGTCGTCGATATCGTCTGAAGGCCAGCCGCGGCCATGGCTATTATGCTGCATTGCAACATGTTGGCCTGCATGTTATGGCCGGCCGGTCGGCTGCAAGCAGGTCAGGATCGATGAGAGAGATAATTTATTGGATTCTCTGTGCGTTTCTGACCGTTGCGATCGCGATCGTGTCTCTACGCTTTGTCACGAACTTCTGGCTGCTGTCCTTCCTCTATAGCTTTCAGGTTCATTTCGGCGTCCTCTTTGTTGTCGCCAGCCTTATCATTCTGGCTGTCAGGAGACAGATCTACGGTTTCGTCCTTCTGTTTGCCTCGCTTCTTCTCATTGTTCACGGCGTAATCACGCTGCGCGAGTTTTCGCAGGACGAGGCAGGCACGGACAGGCCGCCACTTTTTCGGATGATGTCGTTCAATATCGCGATCGACAACTGGAAAAACTCGACGGCAATCACCGATATGGTCATCGCTTCGAATGCCGATGTCGTCAATTTGCTCGAAGCCAAGCCACTGACGTTCCATCTGCAGCAATTGTTCAAGGCCTATCCCTATCACATCGGCTGCGAAAGCGGGAAGGATACGTGCGATACGCTGGTGCTGTCGAAACGCCCGTTCGTCAGCCGACAGGTCGCTAGCATGGGTAGTCTCCGGAAAAACAGGCTGGTTATATCGAGCGTCGAATTCGGCGGCGAAACCATCAATCTGGTTTCGGCGCACCTGACCAAACCCTATTTCGACGATTTCCAAATGGCTGAATTGGAAGATCTCGCCAAAACGCTTGGATCGATCGACGGTCCTCTGGTGCTGTCAGGTGATTTCAACTCCTCGGTGATCGCCCCGAGCATCCAGGGATTCCTGCGCGACCAGAAGCTGAAAACGATCGTGCCGGAACCGGCAACATGGCCGGTCGGCGCCAGCTTGCTGGGGATCGCTATCGATCACATATTTGCGCGGGCGCCACTTCATCTGACATCGCTGAAACGTCTCGATGACAGTCTTGGCTCGAACCATTCAGGTCTGATCGCCGAATTCGTCCTCGACAAGGGCAGCGAAACCTCACCGGCAAAATAAGCTTGACGGCAAAAGTCAAAATTTCGTTCTGCCGCCTTTTTTGTCGATCATCTGAAATTTCTCGCCGTCGGTCTTCACGCTGACGCAGTCGGTCGACTTGTTGGGAAACCGGACGCACACTTGGCCATTTGTTATTTTATAGCCATTGGCGTTGCCCTTGCGATATTCGTAACCGTTGCTGCTTTCTTTCAGTTCCGACGTGCCCGGCAGGTGCTCGCGAATTTCAGCTTCGCTTGCGGTTCGCATCTTTGCGGTTTCGGCAAACGCCATTCCCGGTACCATGATTGAAAGAAATCCGGCGAGGGCGGGCAAGATGCGCATCAGGGAGATATCTCCAGTCATGTCTTTCGGTACGCCCATTCTACGAGAATTCCGATAGCGAATTCAACAGCGATGGCGGCCGTGCCGGAAAAGCGGCCAATTGTTTGGACGCCGCCACCGGTTTTGGCTGCGACGCTACGTTCTTCCGAACTCATCGACGATGCGGATAATGTCGTCCTCGCCGAGATAGGAGCCCGTCTGCACCTCGATCAGCTCGAGGAGGATCTTGCCGGGGTTGGCGAGGCGATGGACTTCGCCGAGCGGAATATAGACGCTCTCGTTCTCACGCAGCATCCGCACGGTCTCTCCGACCGTCACCTCGGCGGTTCCCTTGACGACGACCCAGTGTTCGGAGCGATGGTGGTGTTTTTGCAGCGAAAGCTTCTTGCCCGGCGTGACGAAGATGCGCTTCACCTGAAAGCGATCGCCGTTGAAGATGGAGGTATAGCCGCCCCAGGGCCGGTAGGAGGTCGGGTGGGTTTCGGTGAATTTCGCCGTCGCGGACGAGGAGGCCAGCATCTTGACCAATTGCCCGACATTCTGGCTGTCTTTGAGCGGTCCGACATAGACGGCGTCCTCGCTGGCAATGACGGCGACATCCTCCATGCCCTGGACGGCAAGATGCACGCCATGGGTCATGACCAGTGAGTTGCGGGTATTGACGACGGTGGTGTTTGCGGCGGCGACATTGCCGTGGTTGTCGCGGACGCCTGATTTCCAAACGGCATCCCAGCTTCCCATGTCCGACCACTTGAACGGCGAGGGGACGACGGCGGCCTTGGAGGTCTTTTCCATGATCGCGTAGTCGATGGAGATATCGGGACTCTTGGCAAAATGGTCGGCGTCAAGGCGGGTAAAGTCGAGGTCGCGGCTTGCCTTGGAAACGGCCTTGCTTGCCGCCTTCAGCACATCGGGGGCATATTCCTGCAGTTCGGCAATAAGTTCCGCCACCGGGAACATGAAGATGCCGGAGTTCCAGTAGAAGCCGCCGTCGGCGAGCATCTGCTCGGCTTTTTCCAGTGCCGGTTTTTCCACAAAACGGCTGACCTTGTGGGCGCCGTTTCCGAGCGCATCACCGATTTCGATATAGCCGTAACCGGTCGCCGGCTCGGTGGGGCTGATGCCAAAGGTTACGAGCTTGCCGTCGGCTGCGGCATCGCGGGCGATGCGGATGCAATCGAAATAGCTGCTGTCGGCGAGGATTTCGTGATCCGAGGCGAGCATCTGGATGATGGTGCTCTTGCCGAAAAGCTCAGCGGCAAGTGTTGCGGCAGCAGCCACCGCCGCAGCGGTGTTGCGGGCGACCGGTTCAAGCAGCACCGCGGCGAGCGGGACGGCGAGCGCGCGGGCTTGCTCGGCGACCAGGAAGCGAAATTCCTCATTGGTGACGACGATCGGGGCTTCATAGAGCTCCGGGTTGGAAACGCGTTCGAGGGTCTCCTGAAACAGGGTCTTGTCGCCGACGAACTGGATGAACTGTTTCGGGGCGGTGGCACGGGAAAGCGGCCAGAGCCGCGTGCCTTTGCCGCCGGCCATGATCACGGGAACGATTTTCTGCGTCATAGGCGGTTTCCTTGAAAAAAGCTTGTTCGTGACATGTTAGCGGGCGTCTGCCCAGTCCTTTATTCGGGTGAGCCCTGTCTCCAGCAGAGCCAGGGCTGCGGTTTCGCTCCCGGCTTCCACGTAGCAGCGCATTTCCGGCGCATTGCCGGAGGGGCGAAAATGAATGATCCTGCCGTCCTTCAGCGTCACGCGAAGTCCGTCGATATCGGATTTCGTCGCCACCTCGCCGACCGGCTGCAGGAAAGCGACAAGATTTTCATTGGAAGCGCGCAGATGCTCCATCAGCGCAGCACTCGTCTCGATCGGAAAATTCTCCAGGCGATCGGCGGCGGCAAAGGGCAGGTGATAGGAGGCGGCAATGGCCGAGAGCGGCTGCCGGCGAACGGCGGCGAGCGACAGGATCGCGAGCATCGGGATAAAACAGTCGCGCGTCGGCAAGGCGCGCACATTCTGGCCGTTGATATCGAAAGGGGTTGCGGTCAGCAGCCCGCCATTGGCTTCAAAGCCCATGACGTGATCCGCGCCGGCCGCGACGGCCTCTTCCATGCCTGCGATGACGAAGGGCGAGCCGACCCGGGTGCGCCTGACGGCGAAAGAGCCCGCCGCCTCGATGCCGGAATTAGAGGTTACCGGTGTCACTACCGTGCTGGCGCCGAGAAAATTGGCTGCGACGAGGCCGAGAAGGTCGCCGCGCAACGGCGTGCCGGTTTCGTCCGCGACCAGCGGGCGGTCGCCGTCGCCATCGGTCGAGACGATCGCATCGAACTTATGCTCGGACACCCAGTGCTTCATCAGTGTGACCGTCTCTTCGGAAACGGCTTCGGTGTCGACGGGAATGAAACTCTCCGAACGTCCGAGAGTGGTGATCTCGGCGCCGCAATGGGCGAGAACGTCAACCAGCAGGTCGCGGGCGACGGTGCTGTGCTGGTAGACGCCGATCTTCAGGCCGGATAGCGCGCCTTGCGGAAGCAGGGCAGCATTGCGTTGGAAAAAGAGCTGCCGGCAGATCGCTTCATGATCTTCGGTCTTGGCCGGCGCCTCTGCCACGGCCTCGCCTGTTCGTTCGATCTCGGCCGCCAACGCGGTGATATCAGCCTCGTCCGATTTGTCGATCTCGCCGTCCGGGCGATAGAACTTGATGCCGTTGCGGTCTGCCGGAATATGCGAACCGGTGACCATCAGACATGCAGCGTTGCTCTCGAGGCCATAAAGGGCAAGGGCGGGTGTCGGGACATTGCCGCAGTCGAATACCCGGAAGCCGAGCGCGGTGAGTGCGCCGGCACAATTTCCCGAGATATCGGGGCTCGAATCGCGAAAATCGCGGCCGATCAGAATGGCATCGCCGATCTGCGCCTTGCCGGTCTGCAGCAGATATTTGCCGAACGCCGTCGCATAAAGCGCAGAGGCGCGTCCCTTGAGATCCACTGAAAGTCCGCGAAGGCCGCTCGTGCCGAATTTCATTTGAAGACATGTCTCCGGTTTATCATCAAGGTTCTACTCAGGCCGCCTGCCGGCGTAAATACCGAAGCCGTCATATAGTTAAACACGGACGACCGTGCCTCGGACAGCCTCTCGCAATCTTCTCTCGCCGATTCTACAGACCTAGGCGCCCAGCCCAGCCGACAGGCATTGCAGCGTAGATCGATTTTGTTAGAACCGTGTGTCCGTTGTTTCGTCATATGCGAAGGGTTTGCT contains these protein-coding regions:
- a CDS encoding endonuclease/exonuclease/phosphatase family protein, which translates into the protein MREIIYWILCAFLTVAIAIVSLRFVTNFWLLSFLYSFQVHFGVLFVVASLIILAVRRQIYGFVLLFASLLLIVHGVITLREFSQDEAGTDRPPLFRMMSFNIAIDNWKNSTAITDMVIASNADVVNLLEAKPLTFHLQQLFKAYPYHIGCESGKDTCDTLVLSKRPFVSRQVASMGSLRKNRLVISSVEFGGETINLVSAHLTKPYFDDFQMAELEDLAKTLGSIDGPLVLSGDFNSSVIAPSIQGFLRDQKLKTIVPEPATWPVGASLLGIAIDHIFARAPLHLTSLKRLDDSLGSNHSGLIAEFVLDKGSETSPAK
- a CDS encoding ATP-binding cassette domain-containing protein is translated as MTAEPGRDDQPLVRINGVTKRFGDAPPALDAVSGAIGGGAITGLVGPDGAGKTTLIRLMTGLMLPDTGTVEVLGFDTSKNAAGIQAAIGYMPQRFGLYEDLSVQENLDLYADLRGLPKSERASAFDELLTFTDLKRFTGRLAGKLSGGMKQKLGLACALLKKPRLLLLDEPGVGVDPISRRDLWKMVENLTKEGIGVLWSTAYLDEAEACDHVLLLNQGKLLFSGKPADMTGRVNDRVFRVSGIAGRRRQVLAGLLQADGVIDGVIQGEAIRLVAAKDQKPDIGSAGDGATLSPAPPRFEDAFVDMLGGGPGGRSRLAEAQEPLKAEDDRPVIEAKGLTKRFGDFTAADDISFDIRRGEIFGLLGPNGAGKSTTFKMLCGLLKPTGGEGRVAGFDLRRDAAEARNQLGYMAQKFSLYGDLTVIQNLEFFAGVYGLRGQHKRERIELMVGIFDFGRHAREPAKDLPLGLKQRLALACAVMHQPRALFLDEPTSGVDPITRREFWTHINALVEKGVTVLVTTHFMDEAEYCDRISLIYRGRSIALGSPDELKARVATKEQPDPTMEDAFIALVQQSEAEDAA
- a CDS encoding NAD-dependent epimerase/dehydratase family protein, which gives rise to MRYFITGTAGFIGFHLARRLLQEGHEVTGFDGLTPYYNVKLKEMRHAALSQFPTFTPVISMLEDRPALEAAVLAAKPDILIHLAAQAGVRYSLENPEAYLHSNVEGSWNIMEIARRVEIRHLMLASTSSIYGANATVPFHETDRADEPLTIYAATKKSMELMAHSYAHLHKIPTTAFRFFTVYGPWGRPDMALFKFTKNMLENQPIEIYGEGNMSRDFTYIDDLVEAIVRLSAIAPGEQNRLDNVAIETLSRQAPFRVVNIGGGQPVSLMDFVETVEKALGRPAIRKMLAMQKGDVPRTFAAPDLLVALTGYKPGTTLDVGVKAFVDWYLDARTELDA
- a CDS encoding ABC transporter permease; translated protein: MWTRLYALIVKELLAVLRDPKGRAMLIGPPIVQLLVFSYAATLEVRNVDVMILNRDSGHWGQELIERIDGSPTFRRIEMAGSQADVRKAIDNQTAIAAIEIGPDFSRNIEAGTSADLQVVLDGRRSNASQIVAGYLQQIGAALAAETPAGRRAGAGAVSTVPRNWFNPNLTYQWFMVPNLIASIALLIGLIVTALSIARERELGTFDQLMVSPLRMHEILIGKLIPPMMIGLFHITVYILAAVFLFEVPLRGSLFLLYGSAVFYLGSVAGLGLFISALSMTQQQAILGAFLFMVPAMLLSGFATPIENMPAWLQPVTLINPLRYFLVIVKGVFLKDIPMREVVNQTIPLALIAAVTLTAAAWLFRRRLE
- a CDS encoding CerR family C-terminal domain-containing protein, with product MSRERDTQNPPASARAEIARQKMLAAALDVFGRYGFDGASTRQLTEAAGVNLQAIPYYFGSKEGLYIATAEYLMARIDTHVGDMRARIGTHLMALDAAGKPLGEAEARRFLTDILQTMVTLFVGKESESWARFLIREQMEPTEAFARVYQGIMRPMIELGRRLIGAILREDPASEHVRLRTFTLIGSILVFRVTHAAVLAQMEWDTVGPEQVKILRGLAAELVDVLGQSKAGAA
- the hlyD gene encoding secretion protein HlyD is translated as MKRILPLALLLLVAAGAAWWYGLPEKLGWLPEAHREFVLYGNVDIRQVSLGFRVSGRLSELRVDEGDVVKSGTVLAKLDAAPYEFAVRTGEANAAALRATLDKLKAGPRPTEIAQARAAYDESLADLENANLAYDRARQLRPQGTISEATLDQATAAKAMAAARSESAKEALKLLQEGSRVEDIAAADAQVKAAEASLASARTSLADTELRAPNDGIILSRVRENGAIVSPADTVFVLSLTEPVWVRSYVAEPDLGRLHPGMKVSVTTDTASDKPYEGTIGFISPVAEFTPKSVETPELRTDLVYRLRIVIDQPGPDLRQGMPVTVRLPTPAAGGQ
- a CDS encoding ABC transporter permease, which codes for MSASPREPKLGRLRRLSALVRKESYQAIRDPSSILIAFVLPLILLFLFGYGVSLDTTRTRIGLVTEEMTPLTQDLSASFQASRYFEVAVGRDRRLFEEYLVLGKVRGIVVIPADFTTDYIAGNRPDIQVIVDGSDPNTANFVQNYAQGAVANWERQRQADVASNSPAISVEQRFWFNPELTSRNFLVPGSIAIVMTLVGTLLTSLVVAREWERGTMEAMMATPVTAVELLIGKILPYFLLGLTSMTLCVLLAVFLFGVPFRGSVAALYALSAAFLIPALGQGLLISTATKNQFLASQLALISAFLPAFLLSGFLFEINSMPTVIQWITFIVPARYLIPSLQTVFLAGDIWPMFVQAISVMLTIGAVIFVLAARSTRKRIG